The following proteins are encoded in a genomic region of Hymenobacter siberiensis:
- a CDS encoding T9SS type A sorting domain-containing protein translates to MKHLLILCLLLAGFALRAQPNTWTYALPATAGVAAVAADADGNAYVTGSFMGGSAQLGGTTISSSLPGRCLYIAKLNPQGQVLRVTKLEGAEEGSNTTDIAVDEDGNTYVSGRLHGTITYPGGQTVGAIAENFGYSVMLVKCGANGRVRWVKQAHGNQGGAYGASHGMGVAVDRAGNSYISGDVTGGYVTADTIVLGGRRRDGFLASYDRNGQIRWAKAPVSLKGASGSSFARGVAVDNAGHCYLSGYTAGGWRLDNVSLPVGPNSDYLALFDSGTGQVQWGKYVPSNNRGGAIAIDKQGDACIGGDFLGTADFGNGVTLTSTVPTGYVARYDATGDVDWATAINTSVKGVVVDQQSRKVFVTGSAGTQAYLARLNANGRVQQQELVGGPGTSGGGSIAIDDDNNVYTAGSFTGSCHFGALARSSTTTQGYLARYGRRLRGQGGCDDDFRTPALFPNPAQNQLTLRLDNQTPAGQATLYDHLDTPVANRAIQPAAADIQFDTSALPDGLYVLRVVAQGKITSQMVTVQH, encoded by the coding sequence ATGAAACACCTGCTTATCCTCTGTTTGCTGCTGGCCGGCTTTGCCCTGCGCGCCCAGCCCAATACCTGGACCTATGCCCTGCCCGCCACCGCCGGCGTGGCCGCCGTGGCCGCCGATGCCGACGGCAATGCCTACGTCACGGGTAGCTTCATGGGCGGCTCCGCACAGCTGGGCGGCACCACCATCAGCAGCAGCCTGCCCGGCCGGTGCCTCTACATTGCCAAGCTCAATCCCCAGGGCCAGGTGCTACGCGTGACCAAGCTGGAGGGGGCCGAAGAAGGCAGCAATACCACCGACATTGCCGTTGACGAGGACGGGAACACCTACGTCAGCGGCCGGCTACACGGCACCATCACGTATCCCGGTGGCCAGACGGTGGGCGCCATCGCCGAGAATTTCGGCTACTCCGTAATGCTGGTGAAGTGCGGGGCCAATGGCCGCGTGCGCTGGGTGAAGCAAGCCCACGGCAACCAGGGAGGGGCCTACGGGGCCAGCCACGGCATGGGTGTGGCCGTGGACCGGGCCGGCAACAGCTACATCAGCGGCGACGTCACGGGCGGATACGTAACCGCCGATACCATTGTGCTTGGCGGACGGCGCCGCGATGGTTTTTTGGCGAGCTACGACCGCAACGGGCAGATACGGTGGGCCAAAGCCCCGGTCAGCCTGAAAGGGGCTTCGGGCTCGAGCTTTGCGCGGGGCGTGGCCGTGGACAATGCCGGGCACTGCTACCTCAGCGGCTACACGGCCGGCGGCTGGCGGCTCGATAACGTGTCGCTGCCCGTTGGCCCCAACTCCGACTACCTGGCGCTGTTCGACTCGGGCACCGGGCAGGTGCAATGGGGCAAGTATGTGCCCAGCAACAACCGGGGCGGCGCCATTGCCATCGATAAGCAGGGCGACGCCTGCATCGGCGGCGACTTTTTGGGCACGGCCGATTTCGGCAACGGCGTCACCCTCACCAGCACCGTCCCCACCGGCTACGTGGCCCGCTACGATGCCACCGGCGACGTGGACTGGGCCACGGCCATCAACACCTCGGTGAAGGGCGTTGTCGTCGACCAGCAGTCGCGGAAGGTATTCGTGACGGGCAGCGCCGGCACGCAGGCTTATCTGGCCCGCCTCAATGCCAATGGCCGCGTGCAGCAGCAGGAGCTGGTGGGCGGCCCCGGCACCAGCGGCGGCGGCAGCATTGCCATCGATGACGATAACAACGTGTACACGGCCGGCTCCTTCACGGGCAGCTGCCACTTTGGGGCGCTGGCCCGGAGCAGTACCACAACGCAAGGGTACCTGGCCCGCTACGGCAGGCGCCTCCGAGGCCAAGGCGGGTGCGATGACGATTTCCGTACCCCCGCCCTCTTCCCCAACCCCGCCCAAAACCAGCTTACCCTGCGGCTCGATAACCAGACCCCAGCCGGCCAGGCCACGCTGTATGACCACCTGGACACCCCGGTAGCCAACCGTGCCATTCAGCCAGCCGCGGCCGATATCCAGTTCGACACCTCGGCCCTGCCCGATGGCCTGTACGTGCTGCGGGTAGTGGCCCAGGGCAAAATCACCTCGCAAATGGTCACGGTGCAGCACTAG
- a CDS encoding ankyrin repeat domain-containing protein — protein sequence MDITTARSQELLFDAARCGDVPALRDLLATGLTIDSANPKGFTPLILAAYDNHPDATTFLLDAGANPNAQDTSGNTALMGVSFKGYPGVAQRLIAAGADLNLQNGNGGTALMFATMFGRNELVQLLLDAGADRTIADARGLTALHLAGQQGNEQALALLGGEEQAAE from the coding sequence ATGGATATTACCACTGCCCGTTCCCAGGAACTCCTGTTTGATGCCGCCCGCTGCGGCGATGTGCCCGCCCTGCGCGACCTTCTGGCCACTGGCCTCACCATCGACTCGGCCAACCCCAAGGGCTTCACCCCACTCATTCTGGCGGCCTACGACAACCATCCCGACGCTACCACTTTTCTCCTCGATGCCGGGGCCAATCCCAACGCCCAGGACACCAGCGGCAATACCGCCCTGATGGGCGTCAGCTTCAAAGGCTACCCCGGCGTTGCCCAGCGGCTCATTGCCGCCGGGGCCGACCTCAACCTCCAGAACGGCAACGGCGGCACGGCCCTCATGTTTGCCACCATGTTTGGCCGCAACGAGCTGGTGCAGCTGCTGCTCGATGCCGGCGCCGACCGGACCATTGCCGATGCCCGAGGCCTCACCGCGCTGCACTTAGCTGGCCAGCAGGGCAACGAGCAAGCCTTGGCGCTGCTGGGCGGCGAAGAGCAGGCGGCGGAATAG
- a CDS encoding TonB family protein, with translation MPTVLAASAVAGRVTNEVGMPLPGVFVAVQGTPQATSTNAAGDFLLTLTSVKSVLLFKCQGYRDQTMAVAAGNSLTVKMQSLTKAVAPPTGPVPVAVEVEAEAASPATVLKFSEVLPAYPGGESAYYAFVRQTAHFPEEALKQGLSGTVYVSFVVDQQGRIVDAEVAKGCGHGFDEEALRTIRLMPWWTPGLVGGKPVRVARTMSVPFAFRSRD, from the coding sequence TTGCCTACTGTTTTGGCGGCTTCCGCCGTGGCGGGCCGCGTTACTAACGAGGTCGGAATGCCGCTGCCGGGTGTGTTTGTGGCGGTGCAGGGCACTCCCCAGGCCACGAGTACCAATGCCGCCGGCGATTTTCTGCTCACGCTCACCAGCGTAAAATCCGTCCTGCTGTTCAAATGCCAGGGCTACCGCGACCAGACCATGGCCGTAGCCGCCGGCAACTCGCTGACCGTGAAAATGCAGTCGCTCACCAAAGCCGTGGCGCCGCCCACCGGCCCGGTGCCCGTAGCCGTCGAAGTAGAAGCCGAGGCTGCCAGCCCGGCCACGGTGCTTAAGTTTTCGGAAGTGCTGCCGGCTTACCCGGGCGGCGAGTCGGCCTACTATGCGTTTGTGCGCCAAACGGCCCATTTCCCCGAAGAAGCCCTCAAGCAAGGTCTGTCGGGCACGGTGTACGTGAGCTTTGTGGTGGACCAGCAGGGCCGCATCGTCGATGCGGAAGTGGCTAAAGGCTGCGGCCACGGCTTCGACGAAGAAGCCCTGCGCACAATCCGCCTCATGCCGTGGTGGACGCCCGGCCTGGTGGGCGGCAAGCCCGTGCGCGTGGCCCGTACCATGTCGGTGCCATTTGCCTTCCGCTCGCGCGACTAG
- a CDS encoding outer membrane beta-barrel protein, giving the protein MQAILIPQFVLKILYQSFVALLAVLALPFAVHAQANFRPGYIVALKGDTLRGSVDYGSGNRSAHECRFRADNAAAIEKLLPNQLQGYGFPHDRFYQSRRVPAQNPAADTTSERLFLEVLVQGPASLYYLSDINSGNHYYFRSGNSPVQPLVQLSETVTINGSKYTRKNPLFRIALAEAFQACPAVHSKVSELPFASSSLIRIFQQYNACVGGSQIVSAVANAKQRSYFLLEAVAGAQASSLRFDGEIPMKNTPISGGIRPVVGLALQQYLPVWANRFGVRIELLYQTQQYSNEFFAPSAYAYAAYQEVRIKFDQLRVPVLFRYMPLNGRFQPFIEAGVSVAFALNSSNEYRYRAQPTSTYSPWRPILESPRGSEESVLAGLGASALLPNKRHLTAEFRAERTNGFSEAVAITTIINRAYLLLSYDLIKSR; this is encoded by the coding sequence TTGCAGGCTATTCTGATTCCACAGTTTGTGCTGAAAATTCTTTACCAATCGTTTGTCGCCTTGCTCGCGGTACTGGCACTGCCTTTTGCCGTGCATGCGCAGGCCAATTTTCGCCCCGGTTATATCGTTGCGCTGAAGGGCGATACACTACGCGGCAGCGTGGACTACGGGAGCGGCAACCGCAGCGCCCACGAGTGTCGGTTTCGGGCTGATAATGCGGCGGCCATTGAGAAGCTTCTGCCCAACCAACTACAGGGGTATGGTTTTCCGCACGACCGTTTTTACCAATCCCGGCGAGTGCCGGCTCAGAACCCGGCAGCCGATACCACTTCCGAAAGACTGTTTTTAGAAGTATTGGTGCAAGGTCCGGCCAGCTTATATTATCTGAGCGATATCAACAGCGGCAACCACTACTACTTTCGCTCCGGCAATAGTCCCGTGCAGCCGCTGGTGCAGCTATCTGAAACTGTGACGATAAACGGTAGCAAGTACACGCGCAAAAACCCCTTGTTTCGGATTGCTCTTGCCGAAGCATTCCAGGCTTGTCCGGCGGTGCATAGCAAAGTGAGCGAGTTGCCGTTCGCCTCCAGTAGTCTCATTCGAATTTTTCAGCAGTACAATGCGTGTGTAGGTGGCAGCCAGATAGTGTCAGCAGTGGCAAACGCTAAGCAGCGGAGCTATTTTTTGCTGGAGGCTGTGGCCGGGGCGCAGGCCAGCAGCCTGCGTTTCGACGGAGAAATTCCGATGAAAAATACCCCCATCAGTGGGGGAATACGGCCGGTGGTTGGTTTGGCATTGCAACAGTACCTGCCGGTGTGGGCCAATCGATTCGGCGTTCGAATAGAGCTCTTGTACCAGACTCAGCAGTATAGCAATGAGTTTTTTGCACCCTCCGCTTATGCCTATGCGGCTTATCAGGAAGTCCGGATAAAGTTCGACCAGCTGCGGGTGCCTGTACTGTTTCGTTACATGCCGCTCAATGGTCGCTTTCAGCCATTTATAGAGGCCGGTGTCAGTGTTGCCTTTGCACTCAATAGTTCCAATGAATACCGCTACCGGGCACAGCCTACCTCAACCTATTCGCCCTGGCGACCAATACTCGAAAGCCCCCGGGGTAGCGAGGAGAGTGTTTTGGCGGGGCTGGGCGCCTCGGCGCTATTGCCAAACAAGCGTCACTTAACCGCCGAATTTCGTGCCGAGCGAACCAATGGCTTCAGCGAAGCCGTTGCCATTACCACCATCATCAACCGGGCTTACCTGTTGCTGAGCTACGACCTGATAAAGTCACGTTAG
- a CDS encoding urease accessory protein UreD: MMPVPEISPALLPLPPTPTTPPWSMLEAAVVRGKTRLIACKNMQPLKLLQPASPGSFCHVVLSSYGGGLVAGDAIRLRVAVLAGAQLVLSTQASTRVFRSIDGAVAEQHTVGELGDDALAVVFPDPVVPQAASRYRQTQEWHLAPTALLLLVDWFHSGRMDQGERFAFTSFQSELRVRVGGRLALLDRFGFQPEENIAASPANFAGYQSFFSVFLVGNPEDARFQVLAEVLARQKMPGGTGPHFRLSSQEVVVSVTRARENVCLLRAAAHSRMALQPLCDALLAALASEDLLGWNPLGRKM, from the coding sequence ATGATGCCTGTTCCCGAAATTTCTCCGGCCCTGCTACCGCTGCCCCCCACCCCCACCACCCCGCCCTGGAGCATGCTGGAGGCGGCCGTGGTGCGCGGCAAAACGCGGCTCATTGCCTGCAAAAACATGCAGCCGCTGAAGCTGCTGCAACCCGCATCACCCGGCAGCTTTTGCCATGTAGTGCTGAGCAGCTACGGCGGCGGCCTGGTGGCGGGCGACGCTATCCGGCTGCGGGTGGCGGTGCTGGCCGGGGCGCAACTGGTGCTGAGCACCCAGGCCAGCACCCGGGTTTTCCGCTCCATTGATGGGGCCGTGGCCGAGCAGCACACCGTGGGCGAATTGGGCGACGACGCCCTGGCCGTGGTATTCCCCGACCCGGTGGTGCCGCAGGCCGCCAGCCGCTACCGCCAGACGCAGGAGTGGCACCTGGCCCCCACGGCGCTCCTGTTGCTGGTCGACTGGTTCCACTCCGGCCGCATGGACCAGGGCGAGCGGTTTGCCTTCACGTCCTTTCAGTCGGAGCTGCGGGTGCGGGTGGGCGGCCGGCTGGCGCTACTGGATAGGTTCGGCTTTCAACCCGAGGAAAACATAGCCGCCTCGCCGGCCAACTTCGCCGGGTATCAGAGCTTCTTCTCGGTTTTTTTAGTGGGTAATCCGGAGGATGCGCGCTTTCAGGTTTTAGCCGAAGTGCTGGCGCGGCAGAAGATGCCGGGCGGCACGGGGCCGCACTTCCGGCTGAGCAGCCAGGAGGTGGTGGTGTCGGTGACGCGGGCGCGTGAGAATGTGTGTCTGCTACGGGCCGCCGCGCACAGCCGCATGGCCTTGCAGCCGCTCTGCGATGCGCTGCTGGCGGCCCTGGCTAGCGAGGATTTGCTGGGATGGAACCCGTTGGGCAGGAAAATGTAG
- a CDS encoding J domain-containing protein, whose amino-acid sequence MQNYYHVLGVGATATAREIEQGYLRQRTRLRQLAADPAMRVRLTEVEAGYGILGHPRRRVAYDVLLAQEPDMLALPPHYAAAEARWYHHARLARSLNVALLACCLLLGLDWALPLRQYPHETVQSRFPVSVPAALSAPEMAYRVHTVHTSFRLPSAIGHRVRMGQAIAVWQTPLLGIVQRIRAPGSPDGPAPFRPYGGTIYGTFFLLPLLLAAVAAVGTWPGHSPETYVNTAAVGALLTILTLVMLLCF is encoded by the coding sequence ATGCAGAATTATTACCACGTTTTGGGGGTTGGGGCCACGGCCACGGCCCGGGAAATTGAGCAGGGCTACCTGCGCCAGCGCACCCGGCTCCGGCAGCTGGCCGCCGACCCCGCCATGCGCGTCCGCCTCACCGAGGTAGAGGCCGGCTACGGCATTCTGGGCCACCCGCGCCGCCGCGTGGCCTACGATGTGCTGCTGGCCCAGGAGCCCGATATGCTCGCGCTGCCGCCCCACTACGCGGCCGCCGAGGCGCGCTGGTACCACCACGCCCGCCTGGCCCGCAGCCTGAATGTGGCGCTGTTGGCCTGCTGCCTGCTGCTGGGCCTCGACTGGGCGCTGCCGCTGCGCCAATACCCCCACGAAACCGTGCAGAGCCGCTTCCCGGTATCGGTGCCGGCCGCACTTTCCGCCCCCGAGATGGCCTACCGCGTGCACACGGTGCACACCAGCTTCCGGTTGCCCAGCGCCATTGGCCACCGGGTGCGCATGGGCCAGGCCATCGCGGTGTGGCAAACGCCCCTACTAGGCATCGTGCAGCGCATCCGCGCACCCGGGTCGCCCGACGGCCCGGCTCCCTTCCGGCCCTACGGCGGCACCATCTACGGCACCTTTTTCCTGCTGCCGCTGCTGCTGGCCGCCGTGGCCGCCGTGGGCACCTGGCCCGGCCACTCGCCCGAAACCTACGTGAATACCGCCGCCGTCGGGGCCCTGCTCACCATTCTGACGCTCGTTATGCTGCTCTGTTTCTGA
- the scpA gene encoding methylmalonyl-CoA mutase encodes MKPDFSSIPYNAAPAPAAAAAPETAATLTPEGITIKPVYGPEDVAHLDHLGFGAGEAPFLRGPYASMYTQNPWTIRQYAGFSTAEESNAFYRRNLAGGQKGLSVAFDLATHRGYDSDHPRVQGDVGKAGVAIDSVEDMKILFDQIPLDQMSVSMTMNGAVLPVLAFYIVAAEEQGVSPEKLAGTIQNDILKEFMVRNTYIYPPAPSMRIIADIFSYTAARMPKFNSISISGYHMQEAGATADLELAYTLADGLEYVRAGLAAGMEIDEFAPRLSFFWAIGMNHFMEIAKLRAGRMLWAKLIKPFNPINPKSLALRTHCQTSGYSLTEQDPYNNVARTAIEALAAVLGGTQSLHTNALDEAIALPTDFSARIARNTQLYLQLETDVTKVVDPWGGSYYVEALTHELADKAWALIQEVEELGGMAKAIETGLPKLRIEEAAARKQARIDSGKETIVGVNKYQTTEKTEVEVLDIDNDAVRESQIARLKQVRADRDPVAVKVALAAITEAAGVRLDELGVKSEELRVEAGASAESTLNSSLFTSNLLALAITAARARATLGEISDALEAQFGRHQATTRTVAGVYSQEMSHNVAFEQARAAAEAFATHEGRRPRMLVAKMGQDGHDRGAKIIATSFADVGFDVDIAPLFQTPAEVARQAADNDVHVVGVSSLAAGHKTLLPQLLTELKELGREDILVIAGGVIPAQDYQFLFDAGVAGVYGPGTVIATAALEILGKLGE; translated from the coding sequence ATGAAGCCCGACTTCTCTTCGATTCCCTACAACGCCGCCCCTGCGCCCGCCGCCGCCGCTGCGCCCGAAACGGCCGCCACGCTCACGCCCGAAGGCATTACCATCAAGCCCGTATACGGCCCGGAGGATGTAGCCCACCTCGACCACTTGGGTTTTGGGGCGGGGGAGGCCCCTTTCCTGCGCGGCCCCTACGCCAGCATGTACACCCAGAATCCGTGGACCATCCGGCAGTACGCGGGCTTCTCCACGGCCGAGGAATCGAACGCCTTTTACCGCCGCAACCTGGCCGGCGGGCAGAAAGGGCTGAGCGTGGCCTTCGACCTAGCCACCCACCGGGGCTACGATTCTGACCACCCCCGCGTGCAGGGCGACGTGGGCAAAGCCGGGGTGGCCATCGATTCGGTGGAGGATATGAAAATTCTCTTCGACCAGATTCCGCTCGACCAGATGTCGGTGTCGATGACCATGAACGGGGCCGTGCTGCCCGTGCTGGCCTTCTACATTGTGGCGGCCGAGGAGCAGGGCGTGAGTCCGGAGAAGCTGGCCGGCACCATTCAGAACGATATTCTGAAGGAGTTTATGGTGCGCAACACCTACATCTACCCGCCCGCGCCGAGCATGCGCATCATCGCCGATATCTTCAGCTACACGGCGGCCCGGATGCCCAAGTTTAACAGCATTTCCATTTCGGGCTACCACATGCAGGAGGCCGGGGCTACCGCCGACCTGGAGCTGGCCTATACCCTGGCCGACGGTCTGGAATACGTGCGCGCCGGCCTCGCGGCGGGCATGGAGATTGACGAATTCGCTCCGCGCCTGAGCTTCTTCTGGGCCATCGGGATGAACCACTTCATGGAGATTGCCAAGCTGCGTGCCGGCCGCATGCTCTGGGCCAAGCTCATCAAACCCTTTAATCCCATCAACCCCAAAAGCTTGGCCCTGCGCACCCACTGCCAGACGTCGGGCTACTCCCTCACCGAGCAGGACCCGTACAACAACGTGGCCCGCACCGCCATTGAGGCCCTCGCGGCCGTGCTCGGCGGCACCCAGAGCCTGCACACCAACGCCCTCGACGAGGCCATTGCCCTGCCCACCGATTTCTCGGCCCGCATTGCCCGCAACACGCAGCTCTACCTCCAACTCGAAACCGACGTAACCAAGGTGGTAGACCCCTGGGGCGGCAGCTATTACGTTGAAGCCTTGACCCACGAGCTGGCTGACAAGGCCTGGGCCCTCATTCAGGAAGTAGAAGAGTTGGGCGGCATGGCCAAAGCCATCGAAACCGGCCTGCCCAAGCTGCGCATCGAGGAAGCGGCGGCCCGCAAGCAGGCCCGCATTGACTCGGGCAAGGAAACTATCGTGGGCGTGAACAAGTACCAGACCACCGAGAAAACCGAGGTCGAAGTACTTGACATCGACAACGATGCGGTGCGCGAAAGCCAGATTGCCCGCCTGAAACAAGTGCGCGCTGACCGCGACCCCGTGGCCGTAAAAGTAGCCCTAGCCGCTATTACGGAGGCGGCCGGAGTTCGCCTTGATGAGTTAGGAGTGAAGAGTGAAGAGTTAAGAGTTGAAGCGGGAGCCTCTGCCGAATCAACTCTTAACTCTTCACTCTTCACTTCTAACTTGTTGGCTTTAGCCATCACCGCCGCTCGCGCCCGCGCCACCCTCGGCGAAATCTCCGATGCCCTCGAAGCGCAGTTTGGCCGCCACCAGGCCACCACGCGCACCGTGGCCGGCGTGTACTCGCAGGAGATGAGCCACAACGTGGCCTTCGAGCAGGCCCGCGCCGCCGCCGAAGCATTTGCTACCCACGAAGGCCGCCGCCCCCGCATGCTGGTAGCCAAAATGGGCCAGGACGGCCACGACCGGGGCGCAAAAATCATCGCCACCAGCTTCGCCGACGTGGGCTTCGATGTCGACATTGCCCCCCTCTTCCAAACCCCCGCCGAAGTAGCCCGCCAGGCCGCCGACAACGACGTGCACGTGGTGGGCGTGAGCAGCCTCGCGGCCGGCCACAAAACCCTGCTCCCGCAGCTTCTGACGGAACTCAAGGAGCTCGGCCGCGAAGACATTCTGGTGATAGCCGGCGGCGTAATTCCCGCCCAGGACTACCAGTTCCTGTTCGATGCCGGCGTGGCCGGCGTGTACGGGCCGGGCACGGTCATCGCCACGGCGGCGCTGGAGATTCTGGGGAAGCTGGGGGAGTAG
- a CDS encoding DUF1304 domain-containing protein translates to MFAWTTRGPKTFRSLRPELFAPTKVLAANQGLYNGFLAAALIWALLIADPIWHRNVGAFFLSCVAVAGIYSALTADGRILLVQTVPALLALAAMLLA, encoded by the coding sequence ATGTTTGCCTGGACCACCCGGGGTCCCAAAACCTTCCGGTCCCTGCGGCCCGAACTGTTTGCACCCACCAAAGTGCTGGCCGCCAACCAGGGTCTTTACAACGGGTTTCTGGCGGCTGCCCTCATCTGGGCACTGCTGATAGCGGACCCAATCTGGCACCGCAACGTGGGCGCATTCTTCTTGAGCTGCGTGGCCGTGGCGGGCATATATAGCGCGCTCACGGCCGACGGGCGCATCCTGCTGGTACAAACCGTGCCCGCGCTGCTGGCTCTGGCCGCCATGTTGCTGGCCTGA
- a CDS encoding methylmalonyl-CoA mutase family protein, with product MSDILTAAPVSFAEFPAVTTAEWQARLVRELKGRDPATLRWPLPDGFALEPFYHREALAALGGPPAPLPRPLQPWLNVPELTVPIGTDGRTQIDQAAAALTNGADGIHFIIHDIPALAVHYLAEQLPLARTFVGYTVVAAPDELLTQLVEAAPGTALRGFMRFTPGPVPEGAEGADYRAALRRCVRLTTGMPDFRAVAVNGAFFGNRGATATQQIAFSLNTAAALLAELPDAETTAAEVAAALHLHIAVMPGYFLEIAKLRALRRLWATLLHGFGLPAGLHAHLRIHATTATWTQTTLDAHTNLLRHTTEAMSAVLGGADSLSVAPFDCLFADANEFSSRLARNLSVLLREEAGLGRVQDPAAGSYYLETLTDQLAQEAWALFQRMEAAGGLPAVRAQVLEEIKAVTTETFRRIASGQQVIVGTNRFQNKGEQFSFHPKKLLRSADFDVTRAAYPTEVLRLATALHFERRNRKSKRAAVVLLGGDTNQVILESFLQTLQKHERPELAASHPAGTLSLLYSSAEEATLMYATPEQFQKFARFIYQIPTEKQQFIPPALLSSDLATMHDAVRVFGFQEMKVQGYTTEEVLARLQGR from the coding sequence ATGTCCGACATCCTCACGGCCGCGCCCGTTTCCTTTGCCGAATTCCCAGCCGTGACTACTGCCGAGTGGCAGGCCCGCCTGGTCCGTGAGCTCAAAGGCCGGGACCCGGCCACGCTGCGCTGGCCCCTGCCCGACGGCTTTGCCCTGGAGCCGTTCTACCACCGCGAAGCCCTCGCCGCGCTGGGTGGCCCACCCGCGCCCCTGCCCCGCCCCTTGCAACCCTGGCTGAACGTACCGGAACTGACAGTGCCCATCGGCACCGACGGGCGTACCCAGATTGACCAGGCCGCCGCTGCCCTTACTAACGGGGCCGACGGCATCCATTTCATTATCCACGACATTCCGGCGCTGGCCGTGCACTACCTGGCCGAGCAGCTGCCGCTGGCCCGCACCTTCGTGGGCTACACCGTGGTGGCCGCCCCCGACGAGCTCCTGACCCAGCTGGTGGAAGCCGCGCCCGGCACAGCCCTGCGCGGCTTCATGCGCTTTACCCCCGGCCCCGTGCCCGAGGGGGCCGAGGGGGCCGACTACCGCGCCGCCCTGCGCCGCTGCGTGCGCCTGACCACGGGCATGCCCGATTTCCGCGCGGTAGCTGTGAATGGGGCCTTTTTCGGCAATCGCGGGGCTACTGCCACCCAACAGATTGCCTTCAGCCTGAACACCGCCGCCGCCCTGCTGGCCGAGCTGCCCGATGCCGAAACCACGGCCGCCGAAGTGGCCGCCGCCCTGCACCTGCACATCGCCGTGATGCCCGGCTACTTCCTCGAAATTGCCAAGCTGCGCGCCTTGCGCCGGCTGTGGGCCACGCTGCTGCACGGTTTTGGCCTGCCCGCCGGGCTGCATGCCCACCTGCGCATCCACGCCACCACGGCCACCTGGACGCAGACGACCCTCGATGCCCACACCAACCTGCTGCGCCACACCACCGAGGCCATGAGCGCCGTATTGGGCGGGGCCGATTCGCTGAGCGTGGCTCCGTTCGACTGCCTGTTTGCCGATGCCAACGAGTTTTCGAGCCGGTTGGCGCGCAACCTCTCGGTGCTACTGCGCGAAGAAGCCGGCCTGGGCCGGGTACAGGACCCCGCCGCTGGCTCCTACTACCTCGAAACCCTCACCGACCAGCTGGCCCAGGAGGCCTGGGCGCTGTTTCAACGCATGGAGGCGGCGGGCGGGCTGCCGGCGGTGCGGGCCCAGGTGCTAGAAGAAATCAAGGCCGTGACCACCGAAACCTTCCGCCGCATTGCCAGCGGCCAGCAGGTGATTGTGGGCACCAACCGCTTCCAGAACAAGGGCGAGCAGTTCAGCTTCCACCCCAAGAAGCTGCTGCGCTCCGCTGATTTTGATGTGACGCGGGCCGCCTACCCCACCGAGGTACTGCGCCTGGCCACGGCCCTCCACTTTGAGCGCCGCAACCGCAAGAGCAAGCGCGCCGCCGTGGTGCTGCTGGGCGGCGATACCAACCAGGTTATTCTGGAGTCGTTTCTGCAAACGCTGCAGAAGCACGAGCGGCCCGAGCTGGCCGCCAGCCACCCGGCCGGCACGCTGTCGCTGCTCTACTCCTCGGCCGAGGAAGCAACGCTGATGTACGCCACGCCCGAGCAGTTCCAGAAGTTTGCCCGCTTCATCTATCAGATTCCGACTGAGAAGCAGCAGTTCATCCCGCCGGCCCTGCTCAGCTCCGACCTGGCCACCATGCACGACGCGGTGCGGGTGTTCGGCTTCCAGGAAATGAAGGTGCAGGGCTATACGACCGAGGAAGTACTGGCCCGATTGCAAGGGCGGTAG